One segment of Salvelinus alpinus chromosome 1, SLU_Salpinus.1, whole genome shotgun sequence DNA contains the following:
- the LOC139533194 gene encoding neuronal acetylcholine receptor subunit alpha-10-like: MHLWSLFPMLLFFLGVSFLPVSLGAHGRYAQKLLTDLFANYTNALRPVEDTDHIINVTLQITLSQIIDMDERNQILTTYLWIRQVWTDAYLTWKKEDYDGLDTIRIPSSYVWRPDIVLYNNADDQFASSMETNVVIRNDGQIMWDQPAITKSSCSVDVSFFPFDAQQCRLTFGSWTHNGNQMDLVNALDSADLADFVANVEWEVLGMPAKKNVILYGCCSDPYPDITYTLHLKRRASFYIFNLLIPCMMISFLAPLGFYLPADSGEKVSLGVTVLLALTVFQLLVAESMPPSENVPLIGKYYIATMTMITASTALTIFIMNIHHCGPEARPVPEWARRFILHYLARICFVYEVGENCFTGTPKKKAPPELPPDHNINPQTRSTNWDVNGESLGGMGGMGGEEGVGVGVKTQKEEGDRLDVKRGSYQTFEPSWWKDDLFVSIDAGEEEEGAAGGEKEGVGEAEREKGFRGESGYMGGAVAAERGKGGGGERGCVGGGGERRKGSLGGAEARVRREVVVRAQCVCQHQALCRNIEYIASCYHDQRSTQRRTGEWRKVAKVMDRLFMWLFFIMVFLMSLLIMGKAV; this comes from the exons ATGCATCTATGGAGCTTATTTCCTATGTTGCTGTTCTTCCTCGGTGTAAGTTTTCTTCCAG tgaGTCTTGGTGCTCATGGGAGGTATGCTCAGAAGTTGCTGACTGATTTGTTCGCTAACTACACCAACGCTCTGAGACCAGTGGAGGACACGGACCACATCATCAATGTCACACTGCAGATCACCCTCTCACAGATAATCGACAtg GATGAGCGTAACCAGATCCTGACCACGTACCTGTGGATCCGGCAGGTGTGGACGGACGCCTACCTCACTTGGAAGAAGGAGGACTACGATGGTCTCGATACCATCCGTATACCTAGTAGTTATGTATGGAGGCCTGATATTGTCCTATATAACAA tgcTGATGACCAGTTCGCCAGCTCCATGGAGACCAATGTGGTGATCCGTAACGATGGACAGATCATGTGGGACCAGCCGGCCATCACTAAGAGCTCGTGCTCAGTGGATGTGTCCTTCTTCCCGTTTGATGCCCAGCAGTGTCGCCTAACCTTCGGCTCCTGGACACACAACGGCAACCAGATGGACCTGGTCAACGCCCTGGACAGTGCTGACCTGGCCGACTTCGTGGCCAATGTAGAGTGGGAG GTACTGGGCATGCCAGCCAAGAAGAACGTGATCCTGTACGGCTGCTGCTCGGACCCCTATCCAGACATCACCTACACCCTGCACCTGAAACGCAGGGCATCCTTCTACATCTTTAACCTGCTCATCCCTTGTATGATGATCTCCTTCCTGGCCCCGCTGGGCTTCTACCTGCCAGCTGACTCTGGGGAGAAAGTGTCCCTGGGGGTCACCGTGCTGCTGGCCCTGACCGTGTTTCAGCTGCTAGTGGCAGAGAGCATGCCACCCTCGGAGAACGTACCACTCATAG GCAAGTACTACATTGCTACCATGACGATGATCACTGCGTCGACCGCCCTGACCATCTTCATCATGAACATCCATCACTGTGGTCCGGAGGCGCGTCCCGTCCCTGAGTGGGCCCGCCGCTTCATCCTGCACTACCTGGCGCGGATCTGCTTTGTCTATGAGGTGGGAGAGAACTGCTTCACCGGCACCCCCAAGAAAAAGGCCCCGCCCGAGCTCCCACCTGACCACAATATCAACCCCCAAACCAGAAGTACGAACTGGGATGTGAATGGGGAGTCCTTGGGAGGCATgggagggatgggtggagagGAAGGGGTTGGCGTGGGCGTAAAAACACAGAAAGAGGAGGGGGATAGACTGGATGTGAAAAGAGGCTCATACCAAACCTTTGAGCCCAGTTGGTGGAAAGACGACCTGTTTGTGAGTATAgatgctggagaggaggaggagggagcagCAGGAGGTGAGAAAGAAGGAGtaggagaggcagaaagagagaagggttTCAGAGGAGAAAGTGGGTACATGGGAGGAGCAGTGGCGGCAGAAAGAGGcaaaggtggaggaggagagagaggctgtgtgggaggaggtggagaaagaaGGAAAGGATCATTAGGAGGCGCAGAGGCTAGGGTTAggagggaggtggtggtgagggcccagtgtgtgtgtcagcaccAAGCGCTATGCAGGAACATCGAGTACATCGCCAGCTGCTACCACGACCAGCGCTCCACCCAGAGACGTACGGGTGAGTGGAGGAAGGTGGCCAAGGTTATGGACCGACTCTTCATGTGGCTCTTCTTCATCATGGTCTTCCTCATGAGCCTCCTCATCATGGGCAAGGCTGTCTGA